The following coding sequences lie in one Haladaptatus sp. DJG-WS-42 genomic window:
- a CDS encoding UPF0146 family protein → MDNSTEALVSRLSRYDRLVEVGIGRRTDVAAGLVAAGKDVTAVDIYDIVVPDGVTFVKDDVTKPGLGVYDLADCIYALNCPPDLQGAIAEIAQRVGADFYFTTLGTDPTVIPVKPEMLPGDTLFRALERGRTRYD, encoded by the coding sequence GTGGACAATTCGACCGAGGCACTCGTCTCCCGATTATCCCGCTATGACCGATTGGTCGAGGTTGGGATTGGCCGTCGCACCGACGTGGCGGCGGGCCTCGTCGCCGCCGGGAAGGACGTGACGGCGGTGGATATTTACGACATCGTCGTGCCAGACGGCGTGACGTTCGTCAAAGACGATGTGACCAAACCCGGGCTTGGGGTGTACGACCTCGCAGACTGCATTTACGCACTCAACTGCCCGCCCGACCTGCAAGGAGCAATTGCCGAAATTGCCCAGCGCGTCGGCGCTGATTTTTACTTTACCACGCTCGGCACCGACCCCACAGTCATTCCCGTAAAACCCGAGATGCTCCCCGGGGACACTCTCTTTCGCGCGCTCGAACGCGGACGAACCCGTTATGACTGA
- a CDS encoding archaemetzincin family Zn-dependent metalloprotease, protein MHVDIVPVGEVPALVKREASAGLRAVYGCDVTLHDALEIPESAFDQSRNQYRAEDFIELAGRVGSGNKNIAITAQDLYYRRRNYVFGLAYLSGNGSVISTYRLQTSSDGGFSNRSSEDVFADRVRKEVVHEIGHTLGLEHCDNSRCVMNFSPTVREVDVKEQNLCGTCQRQVL, encoded by the coding sequence ATGCACGTTGACATCGTGCCGGTCGGCGAGGTGCCGGCGCTGGTCAAGCGTGAAGCCTCAGCCGGACTCCGGGCGGTTTACGGCTGTGACGTCACGCTTCATGACGCTCTCGAGATACCCGAGAGCGCCTTCGACCAAAGCCGAAACCAGTACCGGGCCGAGGACTTTATCGAACTCGCAGGCCGCGTGGGGTCGGGGAATAAAAACATCGCCATCACGGCACAGGACCTCTACTACCGACGGCGCAACTACGTCTTTGGGCTCGCCTATCTCTCTGGCAACGGCAGCGTCATCTCGACGTATCGACTCCAAACCTCCTCTGACGGTGGCTTCTCGAATCGCTCTTCAGAAGACGTGTTCGCAGACCGCGTCCGCAAGGAAGTCGTCCACGAAATCGGCCACACCCTCGGCCTCGAACACTGCGACAACAGCCGCTGTGTGATGAACTTCTCGCCCACGGTACGCGAGGTTGACGTGAAAGAACAGAACCTCTGTGGCACCTGCCAGCGGCAAGTGCTGTAG
- a CDS encoding ribosome biogenesis/translation initiation ATPase RLI, protein MADDSIAVVDLDRCQPDRCNYECANYCPPNRTGKECITQRGEDTLQGKPDQIRISEEICLGETCGICVSKCPFDAIEIINLPQELNQEPTHRYGENAFSLYGLPVPEEGRVTGILGPNGIGKSTAVKILSGELEPNLGEYGNAPGWDAVIDEYRGTELQDFLEDLREGDLTVARKPQYVDQIPKTFDGNTRELLERTDERGVLDELVDRLSIRPVMDQNIDSISGGELQRVALAATLARDADFYFLDEITPYLDIGQRMTAAQLIRELAEEENRSMLVVEHDLAILDMLADTLHIAYGEPGAFGVITSNKSVRNGINEYLQGYLNNENMRIRPNAIKFEEHAPRETAKGDLLVSYPDLKKSYGDGEFSLDVDGGNIYKSEVLGIVGPNGIGKSTLAQLLTGDLQPDEGELDWRMNISYKPQYIEIDQPMRVDVFLSSITDDFGSSYWQTEIAGPLQLDRIMEQNLTDLSGGERQRVAIAACLSKDADLYLLDEPSAHLDVEQRVRATTAIRRYAENHDATVMVIDHDIYMIDLLADRLMVFDGEPAVSGHAAPPLEMREGMNEFLSNLEITFRRDERMGRPRINKLDSQLDREQKKAGEYYYAP, encoded by the coding sequence ATGGCGGACGACAGCATCGCGGTCGTTGACTTAGACCGATGTCAACCCGACCGCTGTAACTACGAGTGTGCAAACTACTGCCCGCCCAACCGGACGGGCAAAGAGTGCATCACCCAACGCGGCGAGGACACCCTCCAGGGCAAACCAGACCAGATTCGTATCTCCGAAGAGATCTGTCTCGGTGAGACCTGCGGTATCTGCGTCTCGAAGTGTCCGTTCGACGCAATCGAGATTATCAACCTCCCACAGGAATTAAACCAAGAGCCGACCCACCGCTACGGCGAGAACGCCTTCTCGCTCTACGGCCTGCCGGTTCCAGAAGAAGGCCGCGTCACGGGTATTCTTGGACCGAACGGGATTGGTAAATCGACCGCCGTCAAAATTCTTTCCGGCGAACTCGAACCGAACCTCGGCGAGTACGGCAACGCCCCCGGCTGGGACGCCGTCATCGACGAGTATCGCGGCACCGAGTTACAGGACTTCTTAGAAGACTTGCGCGAAGGCGACCTCACCGTTGCTCGCAAACCGCAGTACGTCGACCAGATTCCAAAGACGTTCGACGGGAACACGCGCGAACTCTTAGAACGCACCGACGAGCGCGGCGTCTTAGACGAACTCGTCGACCGCCTCTCGATTCGCCCGGTGATGGACCAGAACATCGACTCCATCTCCGGCGGGGAACTCCAGCGCGTGGCGCTTGCGGCGACGCTCGCCCGCGACGCCGACTTTTACTTCTTAGACGAGATTACGCCGTATCTCGACATCGGCCAGCGCATGACTGCGGCGCAACTCATCCGCGAACTCGCAGAAGAGGAGAACCGCTCGATGCTTGTAGTCGAACACGACCTTGCGATTCTCGACATGCTCGCAGACACCCTTCACATCGCCTACGGTGAACCCGGGGCGTTCGGTGTCATCACGAGCAACAAGTCCGTGCGAAACGGCATCAACGAGTACCTGCAGGGGTATCTCAACAACGAGAACATGCGGATTCGCCCGAACGCCATCAAGTTCGAGGAACACGCGCCTCGCGAGACGGCAAAAGGCGACCTGCTCGTCTCGTATCCCGACCTGAAGAAGTCCTACGGCGACGGAGAGTTCAGTTTAGACGTGGATGGCGGGAACATCTACAAGAGCGAAGTGCTCGGCATCGTCGGGCCAAACGGGATTGGGAAGTCCACGCTCGCACAGCTGCTCACTGGCGACCTCCAGCCAGACGAGGGCGAACTCGACTGGCGGATGAACATCTCGTATAAGCCACAGTACATCGAAATCGACCAGCCGATGCGCGTAGATGTGTTCCTTTCGTCGATTACCGACGACTTTGGCTCGTCGTACTGGCAGACGGAGATTGCGGGACCGCTCCAACTCGACCGCATCATGGAGCAGAATCTCACCGATCTCTCGGGCGGGGAGCGCCAGCGCGTCGCCATCGCGGCGTGTCTGTCGAAAGACGCAGACCTCTACCTGCTCGACGAGCCGTCTGCTCACCTCGACGTTGAACAGCGGGTTCGCGCGACGACCGCGATTCGCCGCTACGCCGAGAACCACGACGCGACGGTCATGGTCATCGACCACGACATCTACATGATTGACCTGCTCGCAGACCGCCTAATGGTGTTCGACGGCGAACCCGCGGTCAGCGGTCACGCCGCGCCACCGCTCGAAATGCGCGAGGGCATGAACGAGTTCCTCTCGAATCTCGAAATCACGTTCCGGCGCGACGAGCGCATGGGACGCCCGCGCATCAACAAACTCGACAGCCAACTCGACCGCGAACAGAAGAAAGCGGGCGAGTACTACTACGCGCCCTGA
- a CDS encoding helix-turn-helix domain-containing protein gives MAETTGEELSDLPPSAKLVFKVLEYNGPLTQKGIVQESMLSARTVRYALERLEEIGAVSEDVYFADARQNLYEIPSELIAADGGADPAVCDD, from the coding sequence ATGGCTGAAACTACTGGGGAGGAGCTCTCTGACCTTCCACCGAGCGCGAAACTCGTGTTTAAAGTGCTCGAATACAACGGGCCGCTGACGCAGAAAGGAATTGTCCAAGAGTCGATGCTCTCTGCGCGGACCGTCCGATACGCCCTCGAACGACTCGAAGAAATCGGCGCAGTGAGTGAAGATGTGTATTTCGCAGACGCACGACAGAACCTCTACGAAATCCCGTCAGAACTCATCGCGGCCGACGGCGGTGCAGACCCGGCGGTTTGCGACGACTAA
- a CDS encoding ester cyclase, with amino-acid sequence MATIAGLEKNKQIARRFPEEIATEGNVALIDECCAADIIDHSPFGEVKGRDAVKKQIEDLRTAWAGFSATVEEVVAEGDMVAMRVTLRGTHEGTFMGLEATGKPFEVQNMVFTRIEDGKIAERWVQPDTLGMMQQLGVVDLPPE; translated from the coding sequence ATGGCAACAATAGCTGGACTCGAGAAGAACAAACAGATTGCGCGGCGCTTCCCGGAGGAAATCGCCACCGAAGGAAACGTCGCACTCATCGACGAGTGCTGTGCAGCGGACATCATCGACCACAGCCCGTTCGGAGAGGTGAAAGGGCGCGACGCCGTGAAGAAACAAATCGAAGACCTGCGCACTGCATGGGCTGGTTTCTCGGCAACGGTCGAGGAGGTCGTCGCCGAGGGTGACATGGTTGCGATGCGCGTGACACTCCGTGGAACCCACGAAGGGACGTTCATGGGGCTCGAAGCGACTGGCAAGCCGTTCGAGGTTCAGAACATGGTGTTCACGCGCATCGAAGACGGGAAAATCGCAGAACGGTGGGTGCAGCCGGATACACTCGGCATGATGCAACAACTCGGTGTGGTCGACCTGCCACCCGAATGA
- a CDS encoding PINc/VapC family ATPase: protein MNVVPDTSVVIDHRVSERVESGEFAGATIYVPEAVVAELESRANDGHESGWAGLSELQTLAELADAGEVTIKYVGRRPSSGERSRAKQGEIDALIRDLAVEHDATFVTSDVVQSKVAKAKGLSVIYLEPTIRQVGTLEIEEYFDDQTMSVHLKVGVRPMAKRGSVGEMAFEKIRDDVLTAGELRDMAAEIEHGAEDDEEGFVELSEPGMTIVQFRDYRIAIASPPFSDALEITAVRPIVKTTMDDYEGADTIKERLLERQRGVLIAGSPGAGKSTFGQAVAEFLNDTGFAVKTMEKPRDLQVGPEITQYTELAGSMEKTADSLLMVRPDYTIYDEVRKTSDFSVFADMRLAGVGMIGVVHATRAIDALQRLIGRVELGLIPQVADTVVYIEAGQVAKVYDVTTEVKVPEGLMEEDLARPVIMIRDFETNQPEYEIYTFNRQVVTVPVSKTGSRDTGVNKLAKKEIEREIRSIARGHVDVEIKSQSSAIVYVEDDDISYVIGKGGGRIQDVEDRLGMSIDVRTLDERPEEPKASSQGTQASAPKETGDVVTPEISSRHVVIPIGNDRAGETIEVQADGEYLFTATVSRGGDIQVSRGSAIAEELERAIDHGQQISIISS, encoded by the coding sequence ATGAATGTCGTACCGGATACGAGCGTGGTCATCGACCACCGCGTGTCCGAACGAGTCGAAAGCGGCGAGTTCGCTGGCGCGACCATCTACGTCCCGGAAGCAGTCGTTGCAGAGCTGGAGTCGCGGGCCAACGACGGCCACGAGAGTGGCTGGGCAGGCCTCAGCGAACTCCAGACGCTCGCGGAGCTTGCGGATGCCGGTGAGGTCACCATCAAGTACGTCGGTCGCCGCCCGAGTTCGGGCGAGCGGAGCCGTGCCAAACAGGGCGAAATCGACGCGCTGATTCGCGACCTCGCGGTTGAACACGACGCCACGTTCGTCACGAGCGACGTCGTCCAGAGCAAGGTTGCGAAGGCAAAAGGCCTCTCTGTCATCTACTTAGAGCCGACCATCCGGCAGGTCGGCACCCTCGAAATCGAGGAGTACTTCGACGACCAGACGATGTCCGTCCACCTCAAGGTGGGTGTGCGTCCGATGGCAAAACGCGGCTCCGTCGGCGAGATGGCCTTCGAGAAAATCCGCGACGACGTGCTCACGGCGGGCGAACTCCGTGACATGGCGGCGGAGATCGAACACGGCGCAGAGGACGACGAGGAAGGCTTCGTTGAACTCTCAGAGCCGGGCATGACCATCGTCCAGTTCCGTGACTACCGGATTGCGATTGCCTCCCCACCGTTTTCGGACGCACTCGAAATCACGGCCGTCCGGCCAATCGTCAAGACGACGATGGACGACTACGAGGGCGCAGACACCATCAAAGAGCGCCTGCTCGAACGCCAGCGCGGCGTGCTCATCGCCGGGTCACCCGGGGCGGGGAAATCCACCTTTGGCCAAGCTGTCGCCGAGTTCTTGAACGACACCGGCTTCGCCGTCAAAACGATGGAGAAACCGCGCGACCTGCAAGTCGGCCCCGAAATCACGCAGTACACCGAACTCGCCGGGTCGATGGAGAAAACCGCAGACTCCTTGCTGATGGTGCGTCCCGACTACACCATCTACGACGAGGTGCGGAAAACGAGCGACTTCTCCGTGTTCGCGGACATGCGCCTCGCGGGGGTTGGCATGATTGGTGTGGTTCACGCGACCCGCGCCATCGACGCCCTCCAGCGCCTGATTGGCCGGGTCGAACTCGGCCTGATTCCGCAGGTCGCAGACACGGTTGTCTACATCGAGGCTGGACAGGTGGCGAAAGTGTACGACGTGACGACGGAAGTCAAAGTGCCGGAAGGCCTCATGGAAGAAGACCTCGCCCGGCCTGTCATCATGATTCGGGACTTCGAGACGAACCAGCCGGAGTACGAAATCTACACGTTCAACCGGCAGGTCGTCACGGTCCCAGTCAGCAAGACCGGCAGCCGCGACACGGGCGTGAACAAACTCGCAAAGAAGGAAATCGAACGCGAGATTCGCTCCATCGCCCGCGGCCACGTTGACGTGGAAATCAAGAGCCAGTCGAGCGCCATCGTGTACGTCGAAGACGACGACATCTCCTACGTCATCGGCAAGGGCGGCGGTCGCATCCAAGACGTCGAAGACCGTCTCGGCATGAGCATCGACGTACGGACGCTCGATGAACGCCCAGAGGAGCCCAAAGCGTCGAGCCAAGGAACCCAAGCGAGCGCTCCAAAAGAGACCGGCGACGTCGTGACGCCTGAAATCTCCTCGCGCCACGTCGTCATCCCCATCGGGAACGACCGCGCCGGAGAGACCATCGAAGTGCAGGCAGACGGCGAGTACCTGTTCACCGCGACCGTCTCACGCGGCGGCGACATTCAGGTATCCCGCGGCAGCGCCATCGCAGAAGAGCTAGAGCGCGCCATCGACCACGGCCAGCAGATTTCGATCATCTCGTCGTAA
- a CDS encoding M20/M25/M40 family metallo-hydrolase, translated as MTVASLTRDLVSIPSHDDETAAGDFIENWLRAETAAAVTRDDAGNVIARKGSGDRSLALVGHHDVVAPDASQLDGDDYVVETRDGRIYGRGTADMKGAVAAAMCAFRDADPSCELVFASFVGEEVGGTGARAAIDDGFAPDFAIVGEGSTGYSAPGITDVAVAHKGRRGSTIVAAGTAAHASEVEAGENAIYRACDAVNVVRDLDFPTATVLGHEMTGSVAVTEIEGGSGWNVIPASCSVTVDERTVPGGYAPLEQVEDIAGVSWNVDQDLPPMACDDAVFADVVLEAASEAQDAAPEQVTKPHATDAGWLAKAGTTCVICGAAEQGEAHTKDESVSIATLETIQTLYRTVAESV; from the coding sequence ATGACCGTCGCCTCACTCACCCGCGACCTCGTTTCGATTCCGAGCCACGACGACGAAACCGCAGCCGGAGATTTCATCGAAAACTGGCTCCGCGCAGAAACCGCCGCCGCCGTCACGCGAGACGACGCGGGCAACGTCATCGCCCGAAAAGGCTCGGGCGACCGCTCGCTTGCGCTCGTTGGCCACCACGACGTGGTCGCCCCCGACGCCTCCCAACTCGACGGCGACGACTACGTGGTCGAAACACGCGACGGACGCATCTACGGCCGCGGCACTGCAGACATGAAGGGAGCCGTCGCCGCCGCCATGTGCGCTTTCCGCGACGCAGACCCATCCTGCGAACTCGTCTTCGCCTCGTTCGTCGGCGAGGAGGTCGGCGGAACCGGCGCACGCGCCGCCATCGACGACGGGTTCGCGCCCGATTTCGCCATCGTCGGCGAGGGTTCGACGGGCTACTCAGCGCCCGGCATCACTGACGTTGCCGTTGCCCACAAGGGCCGTCGTGGGAGTACGATTGTTGCGGCGGGAACCGCGGCCCACGCGAGCGAGGTCGAAGCCGGTGAGAACGCCATCTACCGCGCCTGTGACGCCGTGAACGTCGTGCGCGACCTTGACTTCCCGACCGCAACCGTGCTCGGCCACGAGATGACCGGCAGTGTCGCGGTCACGGAAATCGAAGGCGGGAGCGGCTGGAATGTGATTCCTGCATCCTGTTCGGTGACCGTAGACGAGCGCACGGTTCCCGGCGGCTACGCACCGCTCGAACAGGTCGAAGACATAGCGGGTGTTTCGTGGAACGTTGACCAAGACTTACCGCCAATGGCCTGCGACGACGCCGTGTTTGCTGACGTGGTACTCGAAGCGGCGAGCGAGGCACAGGACGCAGCGCCCGAACAGGTCACGAAACCCCACGCAACCGACGCGGGTTGGTTGGCCAAAGCGGGAACCACGTGCGTCATCTGCGGGGCGGCAGAACAGGGCGAGGCCCACACCAAAGACGAGAGCGTCTCGATTGCCACACTTGAAACGATTCAGACCCTCTACCGGACGGTCGCAGAATCGGTCTGA
- a CDS encoding carboxypeptidase M32 translates to MAPDTPDAYDALLSKYRRISGLQDAGQLLSWDQQVMMPPGGTGARSRQLSALSATSHELLTADEIGDLLGSVEGNVSGEQAAAVREIRRQYDRATRVPTELVEQISIATSEALPVWEQAKADDDFDAFTPTLQKMVELKREYAAHIDPDEDPYAVLFADYEPYLELDTADRVLSRLRDNLVPLIEDIAASDVAAPSPFAGTFDTSTQNDLSRDALSLLGYDWNRGRLDSSSHPFSTGTQFDSRITTRFKETDPIDALTATIHEFGHATYTLGLPQDKYGSPLGESRDLTVHESQSRLWENHIGRSRAFWERFLPSFKDRFPQVGDASADDAYRAVNRVYDDNYIRVEADELTYHMHIVLRYEIEQALIHGDIEVSEVPQVWNDKMEKYLGIRPETDAEGCLQDIHWSHGSFGYFPTYSLGSVLSAQLFASVEDAIPDVYGKVREGSFDDLHSWLTTNVHAHGKRYTTPDLVKEATGEEYTADYFIDYATEKYGDLYDLD, encoded by the coding sequence ATGGCACCGGACACACCCGATGCGTACGACGCCCTTCTCTCGAAGTATCGCCGAATTTCTGGCCTCCAGGACGCAGGCCAACTGCTCTCGTGGGACCAGCAGGTCATGATGCCGCCGGGCGGAACCGGCGCGCGTTCGCGCCAACTCTCCGCGCTCTCTGCGACGAGCCACGAACTGCTCACCGCAGACGAAATCGGCGACCTCCTCGGTTCGGTCGAGGGCAACGTCTCGGGCGAACAGGCCGCAGCCGTCCGCGAGATTCGTCGCCAGTACGACCGAGCAACGCGCGTCCCGACTGAGTTGGTCGAACAGATCTCGATTGCGACCTCAGAGGCGCTGCCCGTCTGGGAGCAGGCAAAAGCCGACGACGACTTCGACGCCTTCACGCCGACGCTCCAAAAGATGGTCGAGCTAAAGCGCGAGTACGCCGCCCACATCGACCCGGACGAAGACCCGTATGCCGTCCTCTTTGCCGACTACGAACCGTACCTCGAACTCGACACCGCAGACCGCGTGCTCTCGCGACTCCGTGACAACCTCGTCCCGCTCATCGAAGACATCGCTGCGAGTGACGTTGCGGCTCCCAGTCCATTCGCCGGGACGTTCGACACGAGCACGCAAAACGACCTCTCTCGGGACGCACTTTCGTTGCTCGGCTACGACTGGAATCGCGGCCGTCTCGACTCTTCTTCGCATCCCTTCTCGACGGGGACGCAGTTCGACTCGCGCATCACGACGCGCTTCAAGGAAACCGACCCAATCGACGCGCTCACCGCGACCATCCACGAGTTCGGCCACGCGACCTACACGCTTGGCCTGCCACAGGACAAGTACGGTTCGCCGCTCGGCGAGTCGCGCGACCTCACCGTCCACGAGTCCCAGTCGCGCCTCTGGGAGAACCACATCGGCCGCTCGCGGGCGTTCTGGGAGCGTTTCCTGCCGTCGTTCAAAGACCGCTTCCCGCAGGTTGGCGACGCGAGCGCAGACGACGCCTACCGCGCGGTCAACCGGGTTTACGATGACAACTACATCCGCGTCGAAGCGGACGAACTCACCTACCACATGCACATCGTGCTCCGATACGAAATCGAACAGGCGCTCATCCACGGCGACATCGAGGTCTCAGAGGTGCCACAAGTCTGGAACGACAAGATGGAGAAGTACCTCGGCATCCGCCCGGAGACGGACGCAGAAGGTTGTCTCCAAGACATCCACTGGAGCCACGGCAGCTTTGGCTACTTCCCGACCTACTCGCTCGGCTCCGTACTCTCCGCTCAACTGTTTGCGAGCGTCGAAGACGCCATTCCGGACGTGTACGGGAAGGTCCGCGAGGGCTCGTTCGACGACCTTCATTCGTGGCTCACCACGAACGTCCACGCCCACGGCAAGCGCTACACCACGCCAGACCTCGTGAAAGAGGCAACTGGCGAGGAGTACACGGCCGACTACTTCATCGACTACGCCACCGAGAAGTACGGCGACCTGTACGACCTCGACTGA
- a CDS encoding HVO_0416 family zinc finger protein — translation MASAPNDNLFDEFLSHRGHETAVVGWQQNYNKLQCPECMGLHDTGATECSVCGWSPQTA, via the coding sequence ATGGCCTCAGCACCGAACGACAACTTATTCGACGAGTTCCTCTCGCACCGTGGCCACGAAACTGCTGTTGTCGGATGGCAGCAAAACTATAACAAACTCCAGTGCCCAGAGTGTATGGGCCTCCACGATACAGGAGCAACCGAGTGTTCGGTATGCGGCTGGTCCCCGCAAACCGCGTAG
- a CDS encoding ATP-dependent helicase, with protein MTEVEPTVTRLFGGPGSGKTTALLDEVEDILETEGVEINDILVVSYTRAAAAEIRERLAERLEVTPRSLQGNVSTMHAKAYELLDLSRKDVVGEKDKKEFCEEYGLEFEDEYSSSRRRTARSTTIGNKIIATSQWLQRTRREVADWYDVPFQWNVEKVRLPPEIDPNAMEGNKYTPTWPSDDKRIDIPEAIRAWQSYKGKHNKVGFADMLERVHQRSLLPSVDYLVIDEFQDITTLQYAVYEEWKQHMKHVLIAGDDDQVVYAWQGADPKLLLEEQGEDVILPNSYRLPSKILNVVQHEIRHIEERQEKKLRPRKEGGIVEAMSSPSMLDLVRELRRTIVDEEGTIMVLFRARYQMFQFMDEFIDEGIPFRVLTDQRMWTDRLYQYVTAVEAIEEGENIDGLQARRLANMLADSAFGTNDREALFEAIEEAKEEHDEDDLTNLEFEPDFIREFAPFVPAPVSAADMLRKVTSFQKRSLKAYFAGDYQHLDRENVRVGTIHSAKGREADHVFVATDLTEKVVEQMAALLEQEDRIPEGLEFTKRTSPIPIMTDNERRVFYVGMSRARERLVMMENLVDGAPTLPIDVLLHNRPVETPLAELLEEASEPLSAD; from the coding sequence ATGACTGAAGTCGAACCCACGGTCACCCGTCTCTTTGGTGGGCCGGGGAGCGGGAAGACAACGGCCCTTCTCGACGAAGTTGAGGACATCCTCGAAACCGAGGGTGTCGAAATCAACGATATTCTCGTTGTTTCGTATACCCGAGCTGCAGCAGCAGAGATTCGAGAACGCCTCGCAGAGCGCCTCGAGGTCACGCCTCGCTCGTTACAGGGGAACGTCTCGACCATGCACGCGAAGGCGTACGAACTGCTCGACCTCTCGCGCAAAGACGTGGTGGGCGAAAAGGACAAAAAGGAGTTCTGTGAGGAGTACGGCCTTGAGTTCGAAGACGAGTATTCGAGTTCGCGCCGCCGGACCGCCCGCTCGACCACGATTGGCAACAAGATTATCGCCACGAGCCAGTGGCTCCAGCGCACCCGCCGTGAGGTCGCAGACTGGTACGACGTGCCTTTCCAGTGGAACGTAGAGAAAGTTCGCCTCCCGCCGGAAATCGACCCGAACGCGATGGAGGGGAACAAGTACACGCCAACGTGGCCGTCTGACGACAAGCGCATCGACATCCCCGAAGCCATCCGCGCGTGGCAATCGTACAAGGGCAAGCACAACAAGGTCGGCTTCGCCGACATGCTTGAACGCGTCCACCAGCGCTCGCTGCTCCCGAGCGTCGATTATCTGGTCATCGACGAGTTTCAGGACATCACGACGCTCCAGTACGCAGTGTACGAGGAGTGGAAACAGCACATGAAACACGTCCTCATCGCGGGTGACGACGACCAGGTCGTCTACGCGTGGCAGGGCGCAGACCCGAAATTGCTGTTAGAAGAACAGGGTGAGGACGTCATTCTCCCGAACTCCTACCGGTTGCCCTCGAAGATTCTGAACGTCGTCCAACACGAAATTCGCCACATCGAAGAGCGCCAAGAGAAGAAGCTCAGACCCCGGAAAGAAGGCGGCATCGTCGAAGCAATGAGTTCGCCGTCGATGTTAGACCTCGTGCGCGAACTCAGGCGCACAATCGTAGACGAGGAGGGCACCATCATGGTGCTGTTCCGGGCACGCTACCAGATGTTCCAGTTCATGGACGAGTTCATCGACGAGGGGATTCCGTTCCGCGTGCTCACCGACCAGCGTATGTGGACCGACCGCCTCTATCAGTACGTCACTGCGGTCGAAGCTATCGAGGAGGGTGAGAACATCGACGGCCTGCAAGCGCGCCGGCTCGCCAACATGCTCGCCGACTCCGCGTTTGGCACGAACGACCGCGAAGCGCTGTTCGAGGCCATCGAGGAGGCGAAAGAAGAACACGACGAGGACGACCTCACGAACCTCGAATTCGAGCCGGATTTCATCCGCGAGTTCGCGCCGTTCGTTCCTGCGCCCGTGTCTGCCGCAGACATGCTTCGGAAAGTCACCTCCTTCCAGAAACGGTCACTCAAAGCCTACTTCGCGGGCGATTACCAGCACTTAGACCGCGAAAACGTTCGCGTGGGGACCATCCACTCGGCGAAGGGTCGTGAGGCAGACCACGTGTTCGTCGCCACCGACCTCACCGAGAAGGTCGTCGAACAGATGGCCGCGCTCCTTGAACAAGAGGACCGCATCCCCGAGGGCCTCGAGTTCACCAAACGCACGAGTCCCATTCCGATTATGACCGACAACGAACGCCGTGTGTTCTACGTCGGGATGAGCCGTGCGCGCGAACGCCTCGTCATGATGGAAAATCTCGTCGACGGTGCGCCAACGCTCCCGATCGACGTGTTGCTCCACAACCGCCCGGTCGAAACGCCGCTCGCAGAACTGCTCGAAGAAGCTTCAGAGCCGCTGTCTGCTGACTGA
- a CDS encoding riboflavin synthase has product MFTGIVETTGDVLAVTDTDGGRRLKLGVPFEDLHHGQSISVNGACLTVEEFGDGWFSVFLLRETLSRTAFDEVAEGDVVNVERAMPADGRFDGHIVQGHVDGTAEIQRIDQLGDDWEFEISLPEQSAKYVVEKGSITVDGISLTVASREDDSFTVAIIPTTYDLTNLSEKQVGGSVHLEVDVIAKYVEQLL; this is encoded by the coding sequence ATGTTCACCGGAATCGTCGAGACGACGGGCGACGTGCTCGCCGTCACCGACACCGACGGCGGCCGCCGTCTCAAACTCGGCGTCCCCTTCGAAGACCTTCACCACGGCCAGTCGATAAGCGTCAATGGAGCCTGCCTCACCGTCGAGGAGTTCGGCGACGGCTGGTTTTCTGTGTTCTTGCTCAGAGAGACGCTCTCGCGCACCGCCTTCGACGAAGTTGCGGAAGGCGACGTGGTCAACGTCGAACGCGCCATGCCTGCAGATGGTCGCTTTGACGGGCACATCGTGCAGGGGCACGTCGATGGAACCGCCGAGATTCAACGCATCGACCAGCTTGGCGACGACTGGGAGTTCGAGATTTCACTGCCCGAGCAGTCGGCAAAATACGTCGTCGAGAAGGGCTCAATTACCGTCGATGGCATCTCGCTCACGGTCGCCTCCCGCGAGGATGACTCCTTTACGGTGGCCATCATTCCAACGACGTACGACCTCACAAACCTCTCAGAAAAGCAGGTCGGCGGAAGCGTCCATCTCGAAGTTGACGTCATCGCAAAATACGTAGAACAGCTGCTTTAG